A single Diachasmimorpha longicaudata isolate KC_UGA_2023 chromosome 10, iyDiaLong2, whole genome shotgun sequence DNA region contains:
- the LOC135167008 gene encoding inositol hexakisphosphate and diphosphoinositol-pentakisphosphate kinase isoform X6: MAGEWWKFWHVFLPFWEWIIDTSGNFWGRVGATCETDRLLRPTRLRCHVRWCPGETCLGCRGNCEERDMLWKFMGELSDGCVSEDGCMGGSDLDGEGKQVLVGICAMAKKSQSKPMKEILTRLEEFEYIKILVFSEEVILKEPVEDWPVVDCLISFHSKGFPLDKAISYANLRNPFIINNLPMQYDIQDRRRVYAILENEGIEIPRYAVLDRDSADPKQFISDHELVESEDHVEVNGVTFNKPFVEKPVSAEDHNIYIYYPTSAGGGSQRLFRKIGSRSSVYSPESRVRKTGSYIYEDFMPTDGTDVKVYTVGPDYAHAEARKSPALDGKVERDSEGKEIRYPVILSNAEKLISRKVCLAFKQTVCGFDLLRANGKSFVCDVNGFSFVKNSNKYYDDCAKILGNMILRELAPTLHIPWSVPFQLDDPPIVPTTFGKMMELRCVVAVIRHGDRTPKQKMKVEVRHPKFFEIFAKYDGYKHGHVKLKRPKQLQEILDTARSLLAEIQHRAAGPELEEKQGKLEQLKSVLEMYGHFSGINRKVQMKYQPRGRPRGSSSDDGNSHNRLGEPSLVLILKWGGELTPAGRIQAEELGRIFRCMYPGGQGEYAGAQGLGLLRLHSTFRHDLKIYASDEGRVQMTAAAFAKGLLALEGELTPILVQMVKSANTNGLLDNDCDSSKYQNMVKTKLHELLQQDRDFTPEDRAQINPSNALSINDALDFVKNPVKCCQHVQSLIQKLMDIVRLKKEDPKTKDAILYHGETWELMGRRWGKIEKDFCTKNKRFDISKIPDIYDCIKYDLQHNNHTLQFDHAEELYIYAKYLADIVIPQEYGLTVQEKLTIGQGICTPLLKKIRADLQRNIEESGEETVNRLNPRYSHGVSSPGRHVRTRLYFTSESHVHSLLTVLRYGGLLDVVKDEQWRRAMEYVSMVSELNYMSQIVVMLYEDPTKDPSSEERFHVELHFSPGVNCCVQKNLPPGPGFRPHSRNESSHNLETNSQCSTRIEEEEEAFLGDLSSPISPQETSDSSPPLIETENADSTLGSPTTSRAIDMMDLDPNMMDEPYDSGFLQGSAPIPISARTVAGHEAARLGSQLAASQRQRREREAAASISEPRARSYDHQRQEKPEKAAEKLQYQSLDAVNREDKSPRSRHNSPPTLSESRNLLGIPMALPYTLSSPEFPAPLLDSLQEHGPLVTLHNTSLGSPKTKRPSIQISEDVKPFLSVPQRYGRSQSTLTLPVVEVRGEFVPVRSRSLSPSPRVHCQCYNCNISELILQSHDLSPSERSNLQTYFARSMSRKFINCSCYGVYVEDPGVVRRQGDISKIKSIDQSRDRHYLVIKNCQLNFDKYLRHRLNKCHSWPLIVRTEADTRHASLPPVSSSSSSSASSSLLFSSDCSNSATHSHCVKYHSSYACKHDERYRKTQLSITLSKIHAQRSFSSPDTRPTIIQPDPTCTARRHRHSISGQMSYFKLLGYNVTKKLTGSANSLFSTAVISGSSSAPNLKDMVPQHASAVAAIEGFGGVPPIRPLETLHNALSLRQLDSFLEMMTSAPLFRTPASSPPKFPSPGGSQGSLVPHLSIGVAMEPSRYISTSGLAYKTGQEGEAGDHRGQLSPTSPNSTGWSSEPQSFLSSEPSSPAPTSAGECSMSISLISNDGSQTFGGPKFCAAPCLDMDFNDFCMVMDQDSREGRGSISYTDYYSSEDGTIRKTMEEPKESSMEDEEEHTLTLRQTNEQKKQDVQSIFDQKSSGFKKIGRFRVESMEIAEDDVRIKSDVLSSSQSLEKLKFHSISPLKKEGSDDGKKSRSLRVKKGKTILRSQSVSGAQTNDNAELTGVYEGSLSTTKLGSFSTMTGGDLEHWKKSAEEKPVRPDSSADAADEPTLTLAASLRGNSNVTIGFDIKSDKE, encoded by the exons ATGGCTGGAGAGTGGTGGAAGTTCTGGCACGTATTCTTGCCCTTTTGGGAGTGGATTATCGATACATCTGGGAACTTTTGGGGAAGGGTGGGAGCCACTTG TGAGACTGACAGACTGTTGAGGCCCACTCGCCTCAGATGTCACGTGAGGTGGTGCCCTGGAGAGACGTGTCTCGGATGCAGGGGGAATTGTGAGGAGAGGGACATGCTTTGGaaatttatg GGCGAGCTGTCGGACGGGTGTGTCAGCGAGGATGGGTGCATGGGAGGAAGCGACCTCGACGGCGAGGGCAAACAAGTCCTGGTGGGAATATGCGCTATGGCCAAGAAATCCCAGAGTAAACCGATGAAGGAAATTCTAACTCGTCTGGAGGAGTTTGAGTACATAAAAATTCTGGTATTCAGTGAGGAGGTGATTTTGAAAGAGCCTGTAGAGGATTGGCCGGTTGTTGATTGTCTGATAAGTTTCCATAGCAAGGGATTTCCCCTCGACAAGGCCATCAGTTACGCAAATCTCAGGAATCCAttcatcattaataatttaccGATGCAGTACGACATTCAG GACAGAAGAAGGGTTTATGCCATCCTAGAGAATGAGGGCATTGAAATACCCAGATACGCAGTGCTCGATAGAGACTCAGCCGATCCAAAAC AATTTATTTCAGACCACGAATTGGTGGAGTCCGAGGACCACGTGGAGGTCAATGGTGTAACGTTCAATAAACCATTTGTTGAGAAACCGGTGTCAGCTGAGGATCATaatatttacatttattaTCCTACGTCTGCGGGCGGTGGTAGTCAGCGTTTATTCCGAAAA ATTGGTAGTCGAAGTAGCGTTTATTCTCCAGAGTCTCGAGTACGAAAGACTGGCTCCTACATCTATGAAGATTTCATGCCGACCGATGGTACGGACGTTAAGGTGTACACAGTGGGCCCCGATTATGCCCATGCAGAAGCCAGAAAGAGTCCAGCTCTGGACGGAAAGGTGGAGAGAGATTCCGAGGGAAAAGAAATTCGATATCCTGTCATCCTAAGCAATGCCGAGAAGCTAATAAGTAGAAAAGTCTGTCTGGCTTTCAAGCAGACCGTCTGTGGTTTTGATCTCCTGAG GGCAAATGGAAAGTCATTTGTTTGTGACGTCAATGGCTTTAGTTTTGTCAAGAATTCCAATAAGTATTACGACGACTGTGCCAAAATCCTGGGGAATATGATACTCCGGGAATTGGCACCGACTCTGCACATTCCTTGGAGTGTTCCATTCCAATTGGATGATCCACCGATTGTACCCACTACCTTTGGGAAAAT GATGGAACTGAGGTGTGTGGTGGCAGTGATTCGGCATGGAGATCGCACACCAAAGCAAAAAATGAAAGTAGAGGTCCGACATCCAAAATTCTTCGAGATCTTTGCTAAATATGACGGTTACAAACACGGCCATGTGAAATTGAAACGCCCTAAGCAGCTCCAGGAAATTCTCGATACAGCGAGGAGCCTTCTCGCAGAAATCCAGCATCGAGCGGCCGGGCCAGAACTCGAGGAGAAACAGGGAAAACTGGAGCAACTCAAAAGTGTCTTAGAGAT GTACGGCCATTTCTCCGGTATTAATCGAAAAGTTCAGATGAAGTACCAGCCACGAGGCAGACCCAGAGGCAGTTCGTCCGACGATGGTAACAGCCACA ATCGCTTGGGTGAACCTTCACTGGTCCTTATATTGAAGTGGGGTGGAGAGCTTACGCCGGCGGGTAGGATTCAGGCCGAGGAATTGGGAAGAATTTTCAGGTGCATGTACCCCGGTGGTCAAG GGGAATACGCAGGGGCTCAGGGTTTAGGTCTATTGAGGCTGCACTCCACCTTTAGACACGATTTGAAGATTTACGCGAGTGACGAAGGTAGGGTCCAGATGACAGCAGCTGCCTTTGCCAAGGGTCTTCTGGCGCTAGAGGGGGAGTTGACACCGATTTTGGTGCAAATGGTCAAGTCTGCTAACACTAATGGGCTTCTTGATAATGACTGTGATAGTAGCAAGTATCAAAATATGGTAAAAACCAAGCTCCACGAGCTTCTACAGCAGGATCGAGACTTCACCCCGGAGGATCGCGCGCAGATAAATCCCAGCAACGCCCTGAGCATCAATGACGCCCTGGACTTTGTAAAGAATCCAGTCAAATGCTGCCAGCACGTGCAATCTttgattcaaaaattaatggacATTGTGCGCCTGAAAAAAGAAGATCCAAAGACGAAAGATGCAATTCTCTATCACGGCGAGACCTGGGAGTTGATGGGACGTCGCTggggaaaaatcgagaaaGACTTCTGCACGAAGAACAAACGcttcgatatctcgaaaataCCGGATATTTATGACTGCATAAAGTACGATCTCCAGCACAACAATCACACGCTGCAGTTCGATCACGCTGAGGAGCTCTACATTTATGCAAAGTATCTCGCGGACATAGTGATCCCACAAGAGTACGGGTTAACAGTCCAGGAGAAGCTGACAATAGGCCAAGGCATCTGCACACCTCTTCTGAAGAAAATACGTGCTGATTTGCAGAGGAATATCGAGGAGTCAGGGGAGGAGACTGTGAACAGACTGAACCCGAGGTACTCCCACGGTGTTTCCAGTCCTGGTAGACATGTGAGGACTCGTTTGTACTTCACCAGTGAGAGCCACGTGCACTCTCTATTGACCGTCCTCAGGTACGGGGGTCTCCTTGACGTCGTTAAGGATGAACAGTGGAGACGAGCTATGGAGTACGTGTCGATGGTGTCGGAGCTCAACTACATGTCCCAAATAGTGGTCATGCTCTACGAGGATCCGACCAAAGATCCCAGCAGCGAGGAGAGGTTTCACGTCGAGTTGCACTTCAGTCCCGGCGTCAATTGCTGCGTCCAGAAGAACCTGCCCCCAGGTCCTGGCTTTCGTCCTCACTCGAGGAATGAAAGTAGCCATAATCTAGAGACCAATTCACAGTGTAGCACGAGGattgaggaggaggaggaggccTTCCTGGGTGATCTATCGAGCCCGATAAGTCCTCAGGAGACGTCGGATTCATCTCCACCGCTTATCGAGACGGAGAACGCTGATTCTACTCTGGGTAGTCCAACTACGAGTCGAGCCATCGATATGATGGATCTGGATCCTAATATGATGGATGAGCCTTATGATTCTGGCTTTCTCCAAGGCTCAGCGCCCATTCCCATCAGTGCTAGGACTGTCGCAGGACATGAAGCTGCCAGGCTGGGAAGCCAATTGGCTGCCAGTCAGAGGCAGAGGCGCGAGAGAGAGGCGGCTGCCAGCATTAGTGAGCCTAGAGCCCGGAGTTACGATCATCAGAGGCAGGAGAAGCCGGAGAAAG CTGCAGAAAAGCTGCAGTATCAGAGTCTGGATGCTGTCAACAGAGAAG ACAAATCACCTCGGTCGCGTCACAATAGTCCGCCAACACTCTCAGAATCCCGTAATCTCCTCGGCATACCAATGGCACTCCCATACACACTAAGCTCACCGGAGTTTCCAGCGCCTCTCTTGGACTCCCTCCAGGAGCACGGACCCCTGGTGACCCTTCACAATACCTCCTTGGGCTCGCCCAAAACAAAAAGACCGTCGATTCAGATATCTGAAGACGTTAAGCCTTTTCTTTCCGTACCCCAGCGCTACGGCCGTTCGCAGTCGACCTTGACACTTCCAGTGGTGGAAGTCCGCGGTGAGTTCGTCCCGGTACGCTCCCGATCCCTATCACCAAGCCCTAGAGTACATTGCCAATGTTATAACTGCAATATCTCCGAACTAATACTCCAAAGTCATGACTTGAGTCCCTCTGAGCGCTCAAATTTGCAAACTTACTTCGCCCGCTCGATGTCAcgtaaatttatcaattgctCGTGTTACGGTGTTTACGTTGAGGATCCAGGTGTAGTCCGCCGCCAGGGtgatatttcgaaaataaaGTCAATCGATCAGTCAAGAGATCGTCATTATCtcgtcattaaaaattgtcaattaaattttgataaataccTCCGTCATCGATTAAACAAGTGCCACTCGTGGCCACTCATTGTGAGGACCGAGGCTGATACCAGGCATGCTAGTTTACCACCagtatcatcatcatcatcatcatcagcatcatcatcattattattctcCTCTGATTGTAGTAATAGCGCAACGCACAGTCATTGTGTTAAATATCACAGTAGTTATGCCTGTAAGCACGATGAGAGATACAGAAAAACACAACTGTCGATTACCTTATCCAAAATCCACGCGCAACGATCCTTCTCATCCCCAGACACAAGACCTACGATCATTCAACCTGACCCTACATGCACAGCAAGGCGCCATCGTCACAGTATCTCCGGGCAGATGAGTTATTTCAAACTACTGGGGTACAACGTTACCAAGAAGCTAACTGGTTCGGCTAATAGTTTATTCAGTACTGCTGTTATCAGTGGCTCATCAAGTGCTCCAAATCTTAAGGATATGGTGCCGCAGCATGCCTCAGCTGTTGCAG CTATTGAAGGGTTCGGTGGTGTCCCACCTATACGACCTTTGGAGACATTGCACAATGCTCTGTCGCTTCGACAGTTGGACAGCTTCTTGGAGATGATGACGAGTGCACCCTTGTTCAGAACGCCAGCATCGTCTCCACCGAAATTTCCATCGCCGGGGGGATCTCAGGGGTCCCTCGTGCCACATTTGTCTATTGGAGTTGCCATGGAACCGTCCAG GTACATTTCCACGTCTGGCCTTGCGTACAAGACGGGACAGGAGGGAGAGGCTGGCGATCATCGAGGACAGTTGTCTCCAACGAGTCCAAACA GCACCGGCTGGAGCAGCGAACCCCAATCATTCCTCTCCTCAGAACCGTCATCTCCTGCCCCGACATCAGCAGGTGAATGTAGTATGTCGATAAGTCTCATCAGCAACGACGGAAGTCAGACATTCGGGGGCCCCAAATTCTGCGCAGCTCCTTGTCTGGACATGGACTTCAACGACTTTTGCATGGTGATGGATCAGGACAGTAGGGAGGGTCGAGGCAGTATATCCTACACAGACTATTACAGCAGCGAAGACGGTACAATTCGAAAGACGATGGAGGAGCCCAAGGAGTCATCAATGGAAGATGAGGAGGAACACACGCTCACCCTGAGGCAGACTAACGAGCAAAAGAAGCAAGACGTCCAGTCGATCTTTGACCAGAAGTCCAGtggtttcaaaaaaatcggaaGGTTCCGAGTAGAGAGCATGGAGATCGCCGAAGATGACGTGAGGATTAAATCTGATGTCTTGAGTTCATCCCAATCGCTGGAGAAATTAAAGTTTCACAGCATTTCACCCTTGAAGAAGGAAGGGAGTGATGATGGAAAGAAGTCTAGGAGCCTCAGAGTCAAGAAAGGAAAGACTATTTTGAGATCCCAGAGTGTCTCCGGGGCACAAACGAATGACAACGCTGAACTTACTGGCGTCTACGAGGGATCACTCTCAACTACGAAATTGGGGAGTTTTTCCACGATGACTGGAGGTGATTTGGAGCATTGGAAGAAGTCCGCTGAGGAGAAACCTGTGAGACCGGACTCATCCGCTGACGCCGCAGATGAGCCAACTCTCACTCTCGCTGCGAGCCTCAGGGGTAACTCCAATGTCACCATTGGATTTGATATTAAAAGTGATAAAGAGTGA